The sequence CACTCGGGCATCGGCCGTCCGGACCGAGCCGCATGTCCGGCGATCGTGTCACGGCGTTCGCCATAGGTCGACGGGCTCATCGGCCACGCCGGAATCCAGCCGTCGCCGTACTCACCCGTCAGGCGCAACATCCGCGGGCCGTGCGCCCCGATCCAAAGCTTCGGTGCCCCGATGTCGTCGCGTCGCAGCGGCAGTCCGACCCGCCCTGCGCCTCCCGTACACGTGGTGCCGAAATCCAGCAGTGCCCGCAGCTCCGGCAGCATTGCTTCCAGATGCTTTACCGGAGTGGAGAAGTCGTAGCCGAACGGGATCAGGTTCTCGGCCTCGCCGGCACCAATCCCGAGATGAAATCCGCCGCGGCACAGGTGATGCAACGTCAGTGTGCTCCGGACGGTGTCGGGTGCCTGCCTGCGGATCGCATCGGTGACGCACACGCCCATCGGAATGTCCGACAGCTGGCCGAGCACCGCAAGGCACGCGAACGGGTCATACCAAGCGTCGGCATCCGGCGACACCGGGGCCATCGCCATCTCGGGCCACAGCGCCGGGTGCGCGCATCCGAGCAGATGGTCGGGCAGCCACACCGAATCGGCCTTGGCCTCCTCGGCGACCGCCAGCATCGCCTGGATCGACACCATCGGGTGCATCGGCGTCACAAGCAAGCTAACCTTCATGACTTCAGGATTTCGTGCTTTGGCTGTTCGTAAAGCCGAATCGTGCCGATCGCCCTACCGTGGATACGCGGCCACAGTACCCTCGGGCACCTGATGACAGGAAAGTTGATCGTGCTCAACGGTGGTTCCAGCGCGGGAAAGTCGTCCATCGCGATGGCATTCCAGGAATTGGTTTCCGACTGCTGGATGCACCTCGGCGTCGATATGTTCTGGTACGCGATACCGCAAAGCCAGATCGACCTCGACCAGGTGCGCCCGGAGTACTACACGTGGGACGTCACCGTCGACGCCGACGGTCTCGAATGGTTGAGCGTCACACCGGGTCCACTGCTGGAAAAGGCAATGCACGCGCGGTACCTGGCGATCAAGGCCTTCCTCGACGAGGGATTGAACGTTATCTCCGATGACCTCATCTGGACGCGCGACTGGCTCGTCGACCTGCTGAGAACCTTTGCTGGCTACCAGGTCTGGCTGGTCGGCGTGCACGTGTCCGACGACGAAGGCTCTCGTCGGGAGAGCGGACGTGACCACCGCATCGCCGGCGCCAGTCGCGGTAGTGCCCGGGCCGCCCACGCCGACCTTGAGTACGACTTCGAGCTCGACACCACGGACACGCCCGTCCTAGAACTCGCGCGAGTGCTCGTCGAGAAGTACCAAGCATGCCGGCGCCCGGAGGCTTTCGGCCGGCTCCGACAGCGGATTCCGTTCCCGGCGGAAACCTGATCTGCGAAAACGAACCCGCTCGGTTTCAGCGGGGCGTACATTCCCCAATCTATGATGCTGAGCAAAATCCTGGCCTGTGCCGCCGCGGCCGCCGTCGGCCTGTCTGTGTCGATGGTCGGGACCCCAACGGCCCACGCCCAGCGTACGATCACCCTCACCCTGGTCCGCAGTGCGGAGTCGGCGTCGAACGCCGCCAACGTCGTCGACACCTCCGTCCCCGGGCCTCCCCTGAGCCCCGTCGGTTACGAACACGCTGCGGCTGCCGCAAGCCAGTTGAGCGCCAACGGCTATGACGGCATCTACTCCGCCAACATGACACGCAGCCTGCTGACTGCGGCACCGCTCGCGCAGTTGACGGGCGAGCCGATTCACGTACTGCCCGGCCTGCGACAGATCGAGGCGGGAATCTATGAGGGCCACCCCGAACCCGAGTCGCACGAGAAAGACCACACCAACGCGTGGCTGGCCGGTGATCTCGACGACCGCATCCCCGGGTCGATCAGCGGCGCCGAATTCGATGCCCGCTTCGACGAAGCCGTCCAGGCCATCTACGACAGCGGCGACGTGAATCCGATCGCGTTCACCGGCTCGACCGCGGCGATGATGTGGGTGCTGATGAACGTCTCCAACCCGAACGACTCACTGCTGGTGACCGATCCGCTGCCGAATCTGGGCCGGATCGTGGTCGTCGGTAGCCCGGGGTCGGGCTGGAAGCTGACCAACTGGGACGGCATCCCGATCGCCTGAGCACCACGGGCCACTCCGCACGGGACGCACAATCGGGTTGCCGCCATTTGGGCGAAGAAAGTGCCGTCGGCGATCGCATCGCGTCAGGATGTAGGGTGTTGTGCTGCCGCCGTGCCGGGGTCGAGGTCGGATCGTTTGAGCGGGTGCAGTGGCGGGTCGGGCAAGATCATGCGACGAGTGATCTTCAGGTCGGCGCCCACGTGGACCAGCTCGCCGGGATTCAATAGTTGCCAGGCTCCGTTGTCCATCGGCTCACTGGCGAAGACAACAGACGGCGCGTCGTGCAGGTGTGAACTGCCTGCCTTGATTCGTGCACTGTGCATGGCGAATTCGCCGTGACCGTCGGCGGTGCGGTCGAGCAGGTAGAGCTCGTGCGTGCGGGATACCGCAACGCCCACAGGTCCGTCGCGGTGGCCAGCAGCACGTTGACCGCGTAGATGGGAACGTTCTCGCGCAGCCAGTGCAGCGCCTCCACCAACCCCATGCCCACGTCCTCGCCGTGGCTTCTGATGGATGCCGTGATCAACGCGAAGACCCGCTCGGAATCGGTGTCGCCGCGTACCAATTCCGCGGCACCGAGTCCGGCGAGCCGGGCATCGAGGACCTCCAGCCCCTCGACGACCCCGTTGTGCGCGAAGATCCTCCCGTTCTGAAGAAACGGATGGGTGTTCGTCTCCTCGGCGGGACCTGTCGTGGCGTA comes from Mycolicibacterium pulveris and encodes:
- a CDS encoding LLM class flavin-dependent oxidoreductase; translated protein: MKVSLLVTPMHPMVSIQAMLAVAEEAKADSVWLPDHLLGCAHPALWPEMAMAPVSPDADAWYDPFACLAVLGQLSDIPMGVCVTDAIRRQAPDTVRSTLTLHHLCRGGFHLGIGAGEAENLIPFGYDFSTPVKHLEAMLPELRALLDFGTTCTGGAGRVGLPLRRDDIGAPKLWIGAHGPRMLRLTGEYGDGWIPAWPMSPSTYGERRDTIAGHAARSGRPMPECALQVNVIVGENRDHVSELMERDPLGKLAALMCSAEIWAKYGLRHPSGPECRGLVDLVFHDLDPDELRELAPRIPIELVEELMFVGNATEIAERVSGYAANGLEHTIVASVTGIVGGIDEIASNTDQLIALFAALRELAPR
- a CDS encoding phosphotransferase-like protein yields the protein MTGKLIVLNGGSSAGKSSIAMAFQELVSDCWMHLGVDMFWYAIPQSQIDLDQVRPEYYTWDVTVDADGLEWLSVTPGPLLEKAMHARYLAIKAFLDEGLNVISDDLIWTRDWLVDLLRTFAGYQVWLVGVHVSDDEGSRRESGRDHRIAGASRGSARAAHADLEYDFELDTTDTPVLELARVLVEKYQACRRPEAFGRLRQRIPFPAET
- a CDS encoding histidine phosphatase family protein, giving the protein MMLSKILACAAAAAVGLSVSMVGTPTAHAQRTITLTLVRSAESASNAANVVDTSVPGPPLSPVGYEHAAAAASQLSANGYDGIYSANMTRSLLTAAPLAQLTGEPIHVLPGLRQIEAGIYEGHPEPESHEKDHTNAWLAGDLDDRIPGSISGAEFDARFDEAVQAIYDSGDVNPIAFTGSTAAMMWVLMNVSNPNDSLLVTDPLPNLGRIVVVGSPGSGWKLTNWDGIPIA